A stretch of the Nitratifractor salsuginis DSM 16511 genome encodes the following:
- a CDS encoding KAP family P-loop NTPase fold protein, producing MDGTERDVQCVTGDNPIHRRKDDVLGRADMAHSFAEHVLSLDVTEGAVVGVLGPWGSGKTSFVNLARECLECNSVAVLDFNPWMYSGADQLVESFFVELSAQLRLRPELFEVGKELEDYGEIFSGMSWLPLVGPWIERGRAATKIFAKILQRRKKEGIYGRRAKVVKALGALDKPLTVVLDDIDRLTTPEIRDIFKLVRLTANFPNVIYILVFDRIRVEEALAEHRIPGRDYLEKILQVGFDLPAVPAHVLNKQILTAIDNALSTVVNTGPFDQNAWADIFMEIIRPLLQNMRDVRRYAAAIRGTVQELGGSVALADVLALEAIRVFLPDVFRELHGAVEGLTTPSGLYYRGDEDAPHLKEQVKRLMQAAESRADVVQALIQRLFPAGERHIGGSNYGEDWKNGWLRERRVAHEEVLRVYLERVIGEGLQALTDAEQAFPRMANREAFDSYLRSLDAERLQDVISSLEVYEEQFAPEHVVPGSVVLLNLLPELPERDQGMFNLDSRMVVGRVVYRLVRTLKEDNAIEEAIRQILPKLTTLSAKEQLITMVGYRDGAGHKLVSEVVVRELEDSWRAEVRATTADRLAKEKELLRILLLTKREAGPAEPALDIPDSPSVTLALLRSARSDVRSLALGSRAVRQSPRLAWDALIELYGSEDILRERINKLKATQSEDVNGVLELADKYLGGWRSSEFGDA from the coding sequence GTGGATGGAACTGAACGTGACGTCCAGTGTGTCACTGGAGACAATCCGATTCATCGGCGGAAAGATGATGTTCTCGGACGTGCAGACATGGCTCACTCGTTCGCTGAACATGTCCTGTCGCTGGATGTGACCGAAGGTGCCGTCGTTGGCGTTCTCGGTCCTTGGGGCTCTGGTAAGACTTCATTTGTCAACCTTGCTCGAGAGTGCCTGGAATGCAATTCGGTCGCGGTCCTCGACTTCAATCCTTGGATGTATAGCGGAGCAGACCAACTTGTTGAGTCGTTCTTTGTTGAGCTTTCCGCACAGCTAAGGCTTCGCCCTGAGCTTTTTGAAGTTGGCAAGGAGTTGGAGGACTACGGTGAAATCTTTTCTGGCATGAGCTGGCTACCTCTCGTTGGTCCGTGGATTGAACGAGGTCGTGCAGCCACAAAGATCTTCGCTAAAATCCTCCAACGCAGGAAAAAAGAAGGTATATATGGTCGCCGTGCGAAGGTCGTGAAAGCTCTTGGCGCTCTTGACAAACCCCTTACCGTAGTGCTCGATGACATAGATCGTCTTACCACTCCAGAGATCCGTGATATCTTCAAACTTGTTCGGTTGACCGCGAATTTTCCAAACGTAATCTATATCCTAGTGTTTGATCGTATTCGAGTGGAAGAAGCTCTCGCTGAGCACAGAATCCCTGGCCGTGACTATCTTGAGAAGATACTCCAGGTGGGCTTTGATCTTCCGGCGGTGCCGGCTCACGTTCTTAACAAGCAGATCTTGACCGCGATTGACAATGCGCTTTCCACGGTCGTTAACACAGGGCCCTTTGATCAGAACGCTTGGGCCGACATTTTCATGGAGATCATCAGGCCGCTCCTTCAGAACATGCGGGATGTCCGTCGTTATGCGGCTGCTATTCGCGGTACGGTACAGGAACTCGGAGGATCAGTCGCCCTTGCCGATGTGCTCGCATTGGAGGCCATTCGAGTTTTTCTCCCCGACGTGTTCAGAGAGTTGCATGGAGCCGTGGAAGGACTTACTACCCCCTCTGGCCTCTATTATCGCGGTGACGAAGATGCACCACATCTAAAGGAACAGGTCAAGCGATTGATGCAAGCTGCCGAGAGCCGTGCGGATGTCGTCCAGGCACTCATCCAGCGTCTATTTCCAGCGGGGGAACGGCATATTGGCGGCTCAAACTATGGCGAGGATTGGAAGAACGGTTGGCTTCGCGAGCGGCGCGTTGCACATGAAGAAGTTCTTCGCGTGTACCTTGAGCGGGTTATCGGTGAAGGGCTTCAGGCGTTGACCGACGCCGAACAGGCGTTTCCCCGCATGGCTAACCGCGAAGCTTTCGACTCTTACCTCCGTTCACTTGACGCGGAAAGACTGCAAGATGTCATCTCATCTCTAGAGGTATACGAGGAGCAGTTCGCTCCTGAACACGTAGTTCCGGGGAGCGTAGTGCTGCTTAATCTCTTGCCAGAGCTGCCTGAGCGCGACCAAGGAATGTTCAATCTTGATAGCCGAATGGTCGTAGGGCGAGTTGTGTACCGTCTCGTACGCACACTTAAGGAAGACAACGCGATAGAAGAAGCAATTCGACAGATACTTCCTAAACTCACCACCCTGTCTGCGAAGGAGCAACTGATCACTATGGTGGGATACCGCGATGGAGCCGGTCACAAACTCGTATCGGAAGTGGTAGTACGTGAACTTGAAGATTCTTGGCGTGCCGAGGTCCGCGCGACGACCGCAGACCGACTAGCCAAGGAAAAAGAACTTCTTAGAATACTGCTTCTCACAAAGCGAGAAGCAGGCCCAGCGGAACCGGCACTTGATATTCCCGACTCCCCCAGCGTGACTCTTGCGCTTCTGCGATCAGCGCGTAGCGACGTACGAAGCCTGGCGCTTGGAAGCCGGGCGGTTCGTCAATCCCCCCGACTAGCCTGGGACGCGCTTATTGAGTTGTATGGCAGTGAGGATATCCTCAGGGAGAGGATCAACAAACTGAAAGCTACGCAGTCAGAGGACGTCAATGGGGTTCTGGAATTGGCTGACAAGTATCTTGGTGGCTGGCGATCGAGTGAGTTTGGGGACGCATAA
- a CDS encoding abortive infection system antitoxin AbiGi family protein produces the protein MGYTDSRPDFSNYLAHFTSNRKTCSQSQDNPTLKFQKMDAMERLISILNSKKIIASTMPWIKANAVCFTECPWSSLLQHTKNYSAYGIGFTKPHIYVAGGGPALYLKEDLLNAQNWDDKVKPFMTPFIPPYGTSNHKKNSKFPKFVDYTHKREWRVPHDFTFNVDDIQFIVVAKNSDIEQIDRIIKWKIPKEKFLSIEMYKKIESLWPTHIS, from the coding sequence ATGGGATATACTGATTCTAGACCAGATTTTTCTAACTATTTGGCTCATTTTACTTCAAACAGAAAAACTTGTAGTCAGAGTCAAGATAATCCTACATTGAAATTTCAAAAAATGGATGCAATGGAAAGACTAATTTCTATTTTGAATAGTAAAAAAATTATAGCTTCTACTATGCCATGGATAAAAGCAAATGCTGTTTGTTTTACTGAATGTCCATGGTCAAGTCTATTGCAGCATACAAAAAACTATTCTGCTTATGGGATAGGCTTTACAAAACCACATATTTATGTTGCTGGTGGAGGTCCTGCTCTATATTTAAAAGAAGATTTGTTAAATGCTCAAAATTGGGATGATAAAGTTAAGCCATTCATGACACCTTTTATACCACCTTATGGTACAAGTAATCATAAAAAAAACAGTAAATTTCCAAAATTTGTCGACTATACACATAAGAGAGAATGGAGAGTTCCACATGATTTTACTTTTAACGTAGATGATATACAATTTATAGTAGTTGCTAAAAACTCTGATATTGAACAAATTGACAGAATAATAAAGTGGAAAATTCCCAAAGAAAAATTTCTCTCTATCGAAATGTATAAAAAAATTGAAAGCCTATGGCCGACACACATTTCATAA
- a CDS encoding dicarboxylate/amino acid:cation symporter: MAEKKKMSLTVKVLIGMALGIIVGLALNMLGLNAHGSWINLYITDGLFLIIGKLFVAALKMLVVPLVIFSLITGVVGIGDIRELGKVGAKSFVLYMLTTAIAIAVAITIAASLGIGSGVHMSSDAVFTAKEAPPLSQVLINIVPTNMIDAMAKGNMLQIIFFSILIGISILMVGKKAKAIVELTEIGNEIMMKMVTIIMALAPYAVFALLARAMANLGLGLLADLAGYVLVLIGTLMFHLFITLMLLLKLLSGKSPAMFLKKFREVQVFAFSTSSSNATIPVTLRATVERLGVHNSIASFTIPFGATINMDGTAIMQGVATVFIANAYGVDLGTAGYLTVILMSVLASIGTAGVPGVGLIMLSMVFTQVGLPVEGIGLILGVDRLLDMIRTAVNVSGDGVVTTIVAKSEKKLDERIYDDPEAGTVYDEELEIDEKVEEELAKVIEEVKEEEEL; this comes from the coding sequence ATGGCGGAAAAGAAAAAGATGTCTTTGACGGTCAAAGTCCTGATCGGAATGGCCCTGGGGATTATCGTGGGACTGGCGCTCAATATGCTTGGGCTAAATGCCCATGGGTCCTGGATTAACCTTTATATAACCGATGGGCTGTTTCTCATTATCGGTAAGCTTTTTGTTGCGGCCTTGAAGATGTTGGTCGTTCCCTTGGTGATCTTCTCATTGATCACGGGAGTGGTCGGTATCGGTGACATCCGCGAGCTGGGGAAGGTGGGTGCGAAATCCTTCGTCCTCTACATGCTCACGACCGCCATAGCTATCGCCGTGGCCATCACCATCGCCGCATCTTTGGGCATTGGCTCGGGCGTGCATATGAGCAGCGACGCGGTTTTCACTGCCAAAGAGGCACCGCCATTGAGCCAGGTGCTCATCAATATTGTTCCGACCAATATGATCGATGCTATGGCCAAAGGTAATATGCTCCAGATCATCTTTTTTTCAATTCTTATCGGAATTTCGATCCTTATGGTGGGGAAAAAGGCCAAAGCGATCGTGGAGCTGACCGAGATTGGCAATGAGATTATGATGAAGATGGTAACCATCATTATGGCTCTGGCCCCTTATGCAGTCTTTGCACTCCTGGCACGGGCTATGGCAAATCTGGGACTGGGGCTCCTGGCGGACTTGGCGGGCTATGTGCTGGTCCTCATCGGGACCCTGATGTTCCACCTTTTCATCACGCTGATGCTCTTACTCAAACTCCTTTCGGGCAAGAGCCCCGCAATGTTCCTCAAAAAATTCCGCGAAGTGCAGGTCTTCGCCTTCTCTACCTCCAGCTCCAACGCGACGATTCCCGTTACATTGCGGGCGACGGTGGAGCGTCTCGGTGTACACAACTCCATCGCATCCTTCACCATCCCTTTCGGTGCGACGATCAACATGGACGGGACCGCCATTATGCAGGGGGTGGCGACGGTCTTTATCGCCAATGCCTACGGCGTCGACCTGGGGACGGCCGGCTACTTGACGGTCATTCTGATGTCGGTGTTGGCCTCCATCGGTACAGCCGGCGTCCCCGGGGTGGGGTTGATTATGCTTTCAATGGTCTTTACCCAGGTAGGGCTCCCGGTAGAGGGAATCGGCCTGATCCTCGGCGTGGATCGGTTGCTGGATATGATCCGTACCGCGGTCAATGTATCGGGTGACGGCGTGGTGACTACCATCGTGGCTAAGAGTGAAAAGAAACTGGATGAGCGTATCTATGACGATCCCGAAGCTGGAACGGTCTATGATGAAGAGTTGGAGATCGATGAAAAAGTAGAAGAGGAGCTTGCCAAGGTGATCGAGGAGGTCAAAGAGGAAGAGGAACTCTGA
- a CDS encoding TIGR00703 family protein, with amino-acid sequence MTFEINEPMVLGTLVFETLGAPEREREFKIKSLKKWGFDLVSGIHNGKTIYATRPEGAAEGESFEYEGSDVSITEVLKEYPKNAKAYARIEMEEGTAHLVLDLEAEESQEILRVPAGEILLAFLKKHRLPHVANALRTLGSAAELVRHDGESGKPMSFAELPPVPRRFLREAKKIEKDMGFGRIALAWFGENKEGKPRYRMSWMVPTIALFDEHIAERIDKALAELK; translated from the coding sequence ATGACCTTTGAAATCAATGAACCGATGGTGTTGGGTACCCTGGTCTTCGAGACCCTGGGGGCCCCGGAGCGTGAACGGGAGTTCAAGATCAAGAGCCTCAAAAAGTGGGGCTTCGATCTGGTGAGCGGTATCCACAACGGCAAAACCATTTACGCAACCCGGCCCGAAGGCGCGGCCGAAGGAGAGAGCTTCGAGTATGAAGGCAGCGATGTCTCCATCACCGAAGTCCTCAAAGAGTATCCCAAAAACGCCAAAGCCTATGCCCGGATCGAGATGGAGGAGGGGACGGCTCACCTCGTCCTGGACCTGGAGGCTGAGGAGAGTCAGGAGATCCTGCGGGTTCCGGCGGGGGAGATATTGCTGGCCTTTTTGAAAAAACACCGCTTGCCCCACGTGGCCAATGCCCTCCGGACACTGGGCAGTGCCGCCGAGCTGGTGCGTCACGACGGTGAGAGCGGCAAACCGATGAGCTTTGCGGAGCTTCCTCCCGTGCCCCGGCGCTTTTTGCGGGAAGCCAAGAAGATCGAAAAGGATATGGGATTCGGCAGGATAGCTCTGGCCTGGTTCGGTGAGAACAAGGAGGGCAAACCCCGCTACCGTATGAGCTGGATGGTGCCGACGATCGCACTGTTTGACGAGCACATCGCCGAACGCATCGACAAAGCCCTGGCGGAGTTGAAGTGA
- the tlyA gene encoding 23S rRNA (cytidine-2'-O)-methyltransferase TlyA, which produces MKRLDTALVERGLFESRNKAAEAIRKGRVFLDGHVQKKPAFKVGEETEITLQGGPVYVSRSAQKLAGYLQEHPLETEGKRCLDIGSSTGGFTQVLLEKGAAGVDAVDVGRDQLHPSLRADPRVRSYEQTDIRDFDPGIRYPLIVSDVSFISLHHILPSVARLAAPGAEVILLFKPQFEVGREAKRDRKGVVTDSRAIERAMERFEAVTEAMGWQLLRKTPSSLAGKEGNVEWVYHFRIP; this is translated from the coding sequence ATGAAACGTCTCGACACGGCCCTGGTGGAGCGGGGGCTTTTTGAGAGCCGCAACAAAGCCGCCGAGGCAATCCGCAAAGGGCGGGTGTTCCTCGATGGGCACGTGCAAAAAAAGCCCGCTTTCAAAGTGGGTGAGGAGACCGAGATCACCCTCCAGGGCGGCCCGGTCTATGTCTCCCGCTCCGCTCAGAAGCTGGCGGGTTATCTGCAGGAACATCCGTTGGAGACAGAAGGGAAGCGCTGCCTTGACATCGGCAGCTCCACCGGAGGCTTCACCCAGGTGCTGTTGGAAAAGGGTGCGGCGGGAGTGGATGCCGTGGATGTGGGAAGGGATCAGCTCCACCCTTCTCTTCGGGCCGATCCCCGGGTCCGCTCCTATGAGCAGACTGACATCCGTGATTTCGATCCCGGGATTCGCTATCCCCTCATCGTTTCGGATGTGAGTTTCATCAGCCTTCACCATATCCTCCCCTCCGTCGCCCGCCTGGCCGCTCCCGGAGCCGAGGTGATTTTGCTCTTCAAACCCCAGTTCGAAGTGGGCAGAGAAGCCAAACGGGACCGTAAAGGGGTGGTGACCGATTCCCGGGCGATCGAGAGAGCGATGGAGCGGTTCGAAGCCGTGACGGAGGCGATGGGTTGGCAGCTCTTGCGCAAAACTCCCAGTTCCCTGGCGGGCAAAGAGGGGAATGTGGAGTGGGTCTATCATTTCCGGATCCCTTGA
- the murI gene encoding glutamate racemase, with protein MKSKIQNPKSKIVRIGIFDSGLGGLTVLRPIMQALPGAEILYLADTAHAPYGEKSREEIRSYSLGIAEYFIREHDVDALVVACNTATSAAIATLRERFPDLPIVGTEPGIKPAVRASRSAKVGILATPATLAGEKYQALAERLCTEHEVQLFEQACPGLVERIERGEVESPECRRMLEGWLAPMREAGVDTIVLGCTHYPLAASAIREVMGTPVTLIETGEAIARRLLSLLGECESKSNGEPVLKLYATGPIDTEAVEHILGRSYPVNRLDPERLEER; from the coding sequence ATGAAATCCAAAATCCAAAATCCAAAATCCAAAATTGTCAGAATCGGAATCTTCGACTCCGGCTTAGGCGGTTTGACGGTTCTGCGTCCCATTATGCAAGCCTTGCCGGGGGCGGAGATCCTCTATCTGGCCGATACGGCCCATGCGCCCTACGGGGAGAAGAGCCGTGAAGAGATTCGTAGCTACTCCCTGGGGATTGCCGAGTATTTCATCCGTGAACACGACGTCGATGCCCTGGTCGTCGCCTGCAATACCGCTACCTCCGCCGCCATTGCGACACTACGGGAACGTTTTCCCGATCTTCCCATAGTCGGGACCGAGCCGGGGATCAAGCCGGCGGTTCGGGCGAGCCGCAGCGCCAAAGTAGGGATTCTGGCGACGCCGGCGACTCTGGCGGGAGAGAAATATCAGGCTTTGGCAGAGCGCCTCTGCACAGAGCATGAAGTGCAGCTCTTTGAGCAGGCTTGCCCGGGCCTGGTGGAGCGGATCGAACGGGGAGAGGTAGAGAGCCCGGAGTGCCGCCGGATGCTCGAAGGGTGGCTGGCCCCTATGCGAGAGGCGGGGGTCGATACGATCGTGCTGGGCTGCACCCACTATCCGCTGGCCGCTTCCGCGATCCGGGAAGTGATGGGCACGCCGGTGACTCTCATCGAAACCGGAGAGGCGATCGCACGGCGACTGCTGAGCCTGCTGGGCGAATGCGAAAGTAAAAGTAATGGAGAGCCGGTATTGAAACTCTACGCCACTGGCCCGATCGATACCGAAGCGGTGGAGCATATTCTCGGTCGCTCCTATCCCGTGAACCGGCTGGACCCCGAGAGGCTGGAGGAGCGATGA